Proteins co-encoded in one Mailhella massiliensis genomic window:
- a CDS encoding GNAT family N-acetyltransferase yields the protein MEILKLREHSELAAEAAAWFHSKWDIPIEEYTGSIQGCLTSKSVPQWYVAVEDGQIIGGIGVIENDFHNRRDLTPNVCAVYVEENYRCRGIAGKLLDFVCEDMRSFGLKTLYLITDHTDFYERYGWKFLCMVQGDGEADLTRMYVYDLRKEYL from the coding sequence ATGGAAATTCTGAAACTCAGAGAACACAGCGAACTGGCGGCAGAAGCCGCAGCATGGTTTCATTCCAAGTGGGATATTCCCATTGAAGAATATACGGGAAGCATACAGGGATGTTTGACCAGCAAGAGCGTCCCACAGTGGTATGTTGCAGTCGAGGATGGGCAGATCATTGGTGGTATTGGGGTCATCGAAAACGATTTCCATAACCGCAGGGATTTAACGCCAAATGTCTGTGCTGTGTATGTAGAAGAAAATTATCGCTGCCGGGGCATTGCCGGAAAATTACTTGATTTTGTCTGCGAGGATATGCGTTCATTTGGCCTGAAAACCTTATATCTCATCACAGACCACACTGATTTCTACGAACGCTATGGGTGGAAGTTCTTGTGTATGGTGCAGGGCGATGGTGAAGCTGATTTGACGAGAATGTATGTTTACGACTTGAGAAAGGAATATCTATGA